The segment AGAACAATGATAACCACTGGCTACATCTGAACACATAATAGACAACAAAAAATGGAACTGAAATGATGCCTATGAGAGCTTAGGTAATCTGTGCTGGGCATTTATCCATGTGTTGATGATTGATAAGCTGTACTCCCCCTCCTTTTTGTGGCCTAACAGGCTTTCTTGTTTCACCAttttttgaatagttttactacTTTTTCATTACATATTTAGTATGAGTTTCCTCTAACTTTAATCCTCAAAATAAGTTCCTCTATAGTGTGGTAGTATCTGTTTGCATGGAGTTGTAAGACGCAACAACAAATTTGACACAGAAGGATAATCGTATATTTTGTTGTAGTAAATTTGGGTTTTACAAAtggtacatgcatatatgtgatGCCTGCATTAGTTGCTTTGTTGGGAGGTTATTTCAGACTGCAATTCATGAGTGAGATGTAGCAAATGTTTTCAGTCTGCTTGTAATGTGCTTTGTTGCAGGACTTTTTACAAGAGATGTCCGAGAAAGATGAGAAAATCAAGTCCTTAGTCAGCATGGGTTTTCCTGAAGATGAAGCAATGAGGGCTATTACTAGATGCGGTATACCTCTATTGAAGTTGTTGCTTTGACAGTAAGGAGCCTTATACTGCCTATGCTGGGTTAAAATTTGGCAGGTCTGGATGCGTCTGTAGATTTGTTGGTTGAGTCAATCTATGCACCAGCATCTGCAGGAAATGTTTATTTTACAAACTTATCTGACTATGAGGTATGGGTACCTTGTGATTATAGAGCATCTGAATGATGAAATTGTTTTCATTTCTTTAATGTAATGCCACTGGCATAATGTTTACTTTTGTGCAGGATACATAGTTCAGTTCCTttggaggaagaaagaaaacaaaattaatagatggaaccaagaaaaaaagagaacgGTATAGAAGTAGACCACAATGGAATCAAGTGCCATTTGACGGCAGCCATGAAGAGCCAATGCCTCTTCCAAATCCAATGGTGGGATTCAGCTTGCCCAATGACGGGTTAAGGTCAGTCCACAGAAACCTTCCTGACCATGCTCTTGGACCACCATTCTTTTACTATGAAAACGTGGCCCTAGCTCCAAAAGGTGTATGGACGACCATCTCAAGGTTCTTGTATGACATTTATCCTGAGTTCGTAGATTCCAAATACTTCTGTGCTGCTGCTAGGAAGAGGGGTTACATCCATAACTTGCCGATTGAGAACAGGTCACCTGTTCTTCCCATTCCCCCAAAGACAATATCTGAAGCCTTTCCTTCTACTAAGATGTGGTGGCCCTCTTGGGATCCAAGAAGGCAGTTCAACTGCTTGCAAACTTATGTGGCAAGCGCAAAGCATACAGAACGGATACGATGTGCTCTTGGTAGATTCGGTGATGCACTACCTCCAGCAGTTCAGAAGAGTGTCTTGGAAGAATGTAGGAAGTGGAACCTTGTCTGGGTTGGAAAGAACAAGGTTGCTACTCTAGAGCCTGATGAGATGGAATTCCTATTGAGATACCCTAGGAATCATACCAGGGGAGTTAGCAGGAAGCGAGATATAGAGCTCTTGGGAATTCATTCCAAGTTGATACAGTTGCATACCACCTCTCTGTGCTGAGGGACATTTTCCCTAATGGCATGAACGTCTTGTCCTTGTTTTCTGGTATTGGTGGAGCAGAAATAGCTCTCCACAGGCTTGGGATCCGTATGAAGACAGTGGTCTCAGTCGAAATATCAGAGGTAAACATGGCGTTGCTGAGGAGTTGGTGGGACCAGACCCAAACTGGCACGCTGATTGAAATCGCAGATGTTCAAAATCTTACTGCTGAAAGAATTGAACTATTCATCAGAAGATTTGGTGGCTTTGACCTCGCTGGTAGCAACAGATACCACCGTGATGGCTTGGAGGGCAAGCACTCAGCACTATTctatcactactacagaatcTTGGATTCTGTAAAGACTATTATGGCTAGCATGTAAGCTAGCCCATTACGAACTCTATGAATTATTGTTGCTAATGAAATTGGAACTTGATGGTTGATCTTCTTTCACAAGGTTTCTCTTGCCATGGCTCAATACGTTCTACTAATTTACCCCAAGTGCAAAATGTTCCTTCCACTTTGATAATGCTTGCAGTTCTGGTGCGAAAGGTATGAAAATTACATCTGGCAGCATGTCTCTCATTTTTGTACTACTATTATGTATACAAACTGAAGATTGCCATGGAGGAATAGGCTAATGCTATTAAGGGGCTTTGTTTGATTACTACAAGCTGAATTAAGAACATGATTTGAGCACCATACACTAGATTCATCTCTGCTTTTGCTGAAGTTGAAATTCTGCAACCTGAATTGTACCTGCATTTCTATAATAACCTTTATTTATTTTGACTGTGCCTGAATGTCTATAGCTTGCACCTCCAATGCAAGTACATTTCCCTTTTTCCTGTTGATCTGCACAATTCACTCGATATATCTTTACTATAACAAAATCTTGAATCTTTGAAGGAAAGTTGTTTCGCCATGTTTGCAAGGCCCTTCTGATGAAACAATCCTCCTCCTTGACACTGAAAACTGAACAAGATCCTTCCAATAACAGTGATAAGGATTCCCTGGACAAATAAGACTGCACCTCATTCAGTGATACAAGCGATGAGAAGCAATTGTTATCCACCTGAAAGAACATGTATGTCGACATTTGAGGGTGTGGACGAGGAGCTGAGGCAACATTCTTGAATTGGTTGCATTTGTAGTGGCACAACCGCTGTCACTGTCGTTACACAGGTACTAGTACTACGATTACAGAAtctttcaactatttttttacCGGCAAGAGTCTTGTCCATATAGTAGAACTACACCATCTCTACCTAAAACTAAGATTCTGAAATCATAGCATGAAAGACATTGAACTTGCCAAATTTTGTGTGTATGTCATATATAGTTATAGTTTGTAGTGATAAATACAAAACTCTCGAACCCTTGAATTGCCCTGTTTTCCCATTGCTATGCTTATGCGTAAGGTGATCACCTGATGATTGCAAATTTGGGTGATTCGTGTGCTGTTCTATGCCCAATTGCAGTCCAACTCACCACTGACTGGAAACCAAATATTCCAtgtgggaataagttcactttgggtccctctattcgTCGCCCGGTCTGAATTTCGTCCCGTGACCGCAAAACCAGGTACGACCCATCCCCCAACTTCTAAAACCAGGCAAACAAGGTCTCTTGGCGGTTTTGGctaacgtggcgcctacgtggcttgtttgactagttctccgtcctacgtggcattgatgtggcgctgacgtgACAATTATatattggaaaaataataaaaatcatgagcccacatgtcaaccacagaaaaaataatttaaaaatggtggtTCCCACATGTCaactacacaaaaaaaaatggtggggcccacgtgggccccacgtgtcatccaaatgaccaaatccaaccctcttcttcctcctctctccggcTCTCCCCATCTCTCTGCTCCCTCCTCTCGTCGGGCGGTGTCCAgcacagcgggcggcggcggacagcaCGGCGACGAacagcgcggcgacggcgggcggcacggcgacggacagcgcagcggcggcaggaggcACGGCGACGGACAGcgcagcggcggcaggaggcACGGCGACGGACAGCGCATGgctggcggcgggcgacggcacgcgcggggcggcggcgatcaTCTCTCTCTTGCGCCGCTCGCCTAGCCATCCGCCGCccttctcgtcggcggcgagagaggagggagcagcggcgagaggagggcatccgggtggtcggcggcggtgacacGGATGGCGGCGTCAATGGCGTCGGGTTCCGGGGGGCTCCCCAGCAGCGAGCACTGCGTcagagaagaaggcggcggcgccccgggCGGACCCGACAAggaagtcctcctcctcgtcgtttcCTTCCCCCTCTCggctctccctctcctcgccgtcctcaTCGCGAGGCTAACCTGACGGGGACCCTGAGCTCGTTGGAGATCGAGGAGACGTAGAGCGCGAACTCCCGCTCCTCGTAGAACCCGACGAGGTATATCTGCGCCAGGTTGGGGATCTGCAGCAGCGGGGATCCAAGATGcttagaatttttttctttcttttctcacaCAACAAGAGAAATCAATGGGAGTTAAATCTGTCATACGCGGCGGCACGCGGAGATTGGGTGGTGCACCATGGGCTGGCCAGCGAGCGGGAACAGCGGCTTGGGCACGTTCAGCGACAGCAGCCGGAACCTTGTCCCTTGCAAAAAAACCACGCCCACGCCGTGTGTTAGATGGTAACACGAGTACCCACCGCGTCGctggccggcggaggaggaggaggagtgggggggagggggggtggacGCGCGCGGATCTGCCTTTACCTTTGGTCGGCCCGCCGACCATGATGACGGCGACGACCCGCTGCTTGGAGCCAGCCATGGCTATCTGCCCCGTCCGTCTGCGCGTGgtgaggcgccggcggcgaagtggaggtggtggcgagtGGTGAGATTTgcagcgaggcgaggcggagggcgATGGGAGCGTGGACTCGAGCGCGCGGGGtgcgtttttttctttttagaagagagaagacggcggcgcaggcgaaCCTGGACGCGCCGGGGCAGCGACCGACGTCACCGACCCAACGATCGAGCGATCGTGGCTGCGCGTCGTTGGAGATGGCGATGCGATGGGGTTGGACGCTTGGACTTGAGCGAGCCggcctgctccgccgcccacccgcgccgtccgctgcccgggaaggagggagagagaggagtgaggctgacatgtggggtcacgctttatattatttttccgagatataattgccacgtaagtgccacgtcaacgccacgtggaacggagactagtcaaacaagccacgtaggaccacatcagccaaaaccgccttcaaaaccaccaagggaccACGTTTACCTGGTTTTCGTAAGTTAGGGGACAGGTCatacccggttttacggttcAGGGACGAAAATTAGACTGGACGACAAATAAAGAGACCCAAAGTGAACTCATTCCTTCCATGTGAGGCTCTGAATTTTAGATATGTAACAGGATTGTGGCGTACTGATATAGTTGGGCCCGAATGGCACTGTCACGTACATGCTGGCCCTTATTAGTTGGGCCGGAATGAACATGCGGCCGATTATTGCCCGATGGAATACATGTGGCCCATCTATCCATCCTAGTTGGCGTGCATACGATGATGGTTGACTGCTAGGCCCAGTTGTTGACTTCCACCTAGGCTTGGCTAGCTcgtccttttcctcttcttccaaTCAACAATGGCGGTCTTCAgttgcattgcatatttgcatgcatCGTCGATCTTTCCGTCTATTTGCATTGCCCTCTCATCCGCACAACTAAAAACAGTCATCCTCTTCTCTCTGCACCTTCCACACCACACGCTAGCAATCTACGGCTAGGGCTACCTCCTCCATCGATCATGGCTTCCTCCCTCATGCACGCTGCTGACGCTGCAATGCTCCTCCTCTGCGGCTGCGGCTAGATCATTCATTCCAACGTACAATTAAATTAACAAGAATTGAATCGAAGGACATTGGTTTGATCGTCCGGATGGCGGGTGCAAACGCGTCGACGGTgaagccggtggtggcggcgtgctACGACAACAACCTGGTGAACTCGCAGGGGATGTTCCTGGGCGACGAGCCGCTGCGCTTCGCCCTCCCGCTCCTCCTGGTGCAGGTCTCCATCATCCtcaccctctccgccgccgcccaccacgtcctccgccgcctcggccagTGCCGCTTCGTGACCCACATGCTCGTCGGCATCTTCCTCGGCCCCTCCGTCCTCGGCCGCAACCCCCACCTCCGCACCGCCCTCTTCTCCGAGCGCGGCACCTACATCCTCGAGAGCGTCTCCCTCGTCGccctcatcctcttcctcttctccatgGCCGTCAAGACCGACCTcaccctcctccgccgccccaccgcccgcgccctcgccgtcggcctcgccggctCCCTCGTCCCCCTCGCCGTCACCCTCCCCGTCTTCCACGCCCTCagcccctccctccccgccgaCCTCCGCGGCTCCTCCCTCATCACCGAGCTCGCCgtccgcctctccctctcctccttccccgtcgtcgccgacgccctcgCCGAGCTCGACCTCCTCAACTCCGAGCTCGGCCGCGTCGCCCTCAACGCCTCCCTCATCACCGACGTCACCTCATGGTTCCTCCGCgcctgcttcgccgccgccttcctcgtcACCCAGGCCAAGTCCCCGCTCTTCACCGCCAAGGTCctcgcctccttcgccgccttcgtcctcttcgtcttcttcgtcgcccgccccgccggccgccacatCGCCCGCAAGCGCACCCCGCCCGGGGACCTCCTCTCCGAGGGCTCCttcgtcctcgtcgtcatctCCGCGCTGCTCTCCGCGCTCGTCACCGACGTCATCGGCTTCAAGTTCATGATCGGCCCCATGATGCTGGGCCTCGCGCTCCCCGGCGGCATGCCCATCGGCGCCACCCTCACGGAGCGCCTCGACTCCTTCTTCATCGCGCTCTTCCTCCCGGTCTACATGGCGCTCGCCGGCTACCGCACCGACCTGGCGGAGCTGGGCATGATCGGCGTCAGCGCGGACCACGAGGAGAAGTTCTGCGCGCTGGAGCTGTTCGTGGCGCTGTGCGTGGCGGGCAAGATGGTGGGGTGCGTCGCGGCGGGGCTCTTCTTCTCCATGCCGTTCCGGGAGGCCACCGTGCTGGCGCTGATGCTCAACATCCGGGGCATCGTGGAGGTGGCCGCCATCAACAACTGGGGGGACACGAtgaaggcgacggcggagcACTACTCGACGCTGACGCTGTCGATGGTGGTGAtcacggcggtggcgacgccgcTGATCAAGCTGCTGTACGACCCGTCGGGGAGGTTCGCGCGGGCGAAGCGGCGGACCATGGAGGGGTCGCGGCCCAACGCGGAGCTGCGGGTGATGGCGTGCCTCTTCAGCGAGGACCacgcggcgccgctgctggaCCTGATCGAGGCGTCGGGGTCGTCGCGCGACGCCCCCGTGTCGCTGATCGTGCTCCACCTGACGGAGCTGGTGGGGCACGCGGCGTCCGTGCTGAAGCCGCACAGGAAGTCCCGGAGCAGCTGCGGCAACCCGACGCCGTCAGACCGCATCGTGAACGCGTTCCGCTACTTCGAGCAGCAGGCGCCGCTGGGGGCGGTGACGGTGAGCCCGTACGTGGTGGCGTCGCCGTACAGCAGCATGCAGCACGACGTGTGCCTCCTGGCGCACAGCCGCAAGGCCAACCTCATCCTGCTCCCCTTCCACAAGTCCTCGGACGGCGCCCGGAGCACCGCCAACAACGCCATCCGCGGCATCAACCGGTCGGTGATGCAGTACGCGCCGTGCTCGGTGGGCATCCTGATCGACCacggggtggcggcggggtcggcgtGCGCCACGGCATCCAACAGCACGCTGCAGCGGGTGGCGCTCTACTTCctgggcggcgccgacgaccggGAGGCGCTGGCGTACGTGGCGCGGATTGCGGAgtgcggcgtggtggtggtgacggtggTGCGGCTGAAGCTGCGGGACTGGGTGGGGATGGGGGGCCGCGAGGAGATGAGGGACGAGGAGGCGCTGCAGGAGTTCTGGCAGAGGTACAGCAGCGCGGGCGTGGAGAGGGTGGCGTACGTGGAGAAGACGGTGGAGGACGGGGAAGGGACGGCGTCGGTGGTGCGCGCCATGAGCGACAAGTTCGACCTGCTCGTGGTTGGtaggagagagggcggcggcgacggcgcggaggggtcgtcggcggcggcgctgacgaGCGGGCTGTCGGAGTGGAGCGAGTGCCCGGAGCTGGGAGTGCTGGGCGACATGCTTGCCTCCGCCGACTTCGCGGCCAAGGTCTCTATCCTCGTCGTCCAGCAGCAGGCCGCCACCAGGAACGACGACGATTACTGACTTAATTGGCTAGTCATGCTGATATACTAcattaattttgacaatttaaccctttgcaaaaactatttttacaaataaaccgctgtcaaaacttatttcaaaaatgatctttttgctcaacgccaaatcTTGTGGCGCTCagctggcgctgaatgccgtgccacggCAGATGGTAGactaagtcagcgtgccaacgtacattcagcgccatgctatttggcgctgaggtgtctaagttcagcgccacacgatttggcgttgagcaaaagggtcagatttgaaataagttttggcaacagttcatttgtaaaaatagtttttgcgaatggttaaattgtcaaaattaatgGATATACTACCTCATTCActctgctcttctctcttctctgctGTAATATTCTTGTGTTTTAGGATTTTTGTCAATCATCTCTATTTTACTGTACCTAGGCTTGCATAATCTTGCTTTGATACTGGACACAGTACGTCTAGATTTCTATCACGTAGGAATATGTACAAGTATGCATCATGTTGGTGTAGAGTGAAGTGTTCAAGTGTACCTCTGAACTTCTCATTTTAGAGTTCAGACTGTTATctcaataattaaaaaagaaatcctTCTTTTGTAATGAACTAGTGTGGCTGTGTTTGGTAGTACTACAATATGGAGTATTATTGTGCTAGACTGCTggtgcaaaaaaataaaatgtcgGCAATGCACTAACCTGACTAATCCCCAAAGTAGTAATCCTGATCAAGTACATGACGTAGGTGCTACAAACACAAATGACGATGGCATTTGGAGCCATCGACAACTTGCGCCTTAATCACGGGGGAAAGGAGAAAATCAAGTACAGTGCCGACCTACTAGTACAGAGAGTGGCTATTTCAACTGAAGCCGGAGCTGAAGGATGATGGTGAAGGTCTATGGATCTTAAACATATCCAATGGTAATAATTTTTACTGAAATTTGGAAATACCAATAGCTGTTATAGATACTGGAGTAGTACTATATTCTGATATGTCAATATTATTGTGTATGATTGATTGTCATTCTTTCTTTGACTACATGAAAACACCAACACCAAACACagtaattactactccctccgtcccaaaataagtacagttttacaCTGTTCATGTCtcacgtttgaccgttcattttatttgaaatttttttacgattaatatttttattgttattagatgataaaacatgaataatactttatgtgtgactaacttattttaatttcctcataaatttttcaaataagacgaacggtcaaacgttggacacggatttctacggctgcacttattttggaacggatgtagtactagtattgttttaaattatataCTTATTGAGTCCATCAGGCAAACCATCGTAGATGTTCAATTATGGATAGGCTatctgaggctgtgtttagttcagcgcaaactttagattttagttaaaattaacgatgatgtgactgaaaagttgtgtgtgtatgacatattgatgtgatgaaaaaggactgaagtttggatcgaaactttggatctaaaacACAGCTGAATCAAAGCCTAGAGAGTGTAGTGTAGTGTAGTCTCCTCCTTTCCTTCCCACTTGTAGCAGGCCGGTGGGACCCACAAGTCACCACCTTTCTCTTTGCTTTTCTTCCCCGAGTAGAGTTCAAGTGGAGAAGTGAAGCAGCAGCTATAGGCTATAGCTGCAGGCCTGCAACTCCcgggggcttttaactatttgccacttttagatttggcaaataactatttgtCACCTCTATTTCAATGATATATGGGTCCATATGTgtctatgatatgtgggtccagtgacaaaaaagttaattgccacatctaaatgtggcaaatggttaaatatctccGACTCCCGGGGTAGAGTGCTGAAACAATAGAGGAGCATCCATGGGGAACATCCTCCGGTGTTTCAAGggagacgacgatggcggtgaTCACTACCCCTACTACAAGCCAACCTCCAGACCACACTACCAGCCTCCTCACTACCATGGTCAACCTGCAGCCCCCCCAGCTCCACCCCAGCAGCAGCCTCTCGGTATCTGGACTGAAAAAATATGCTGCATTGCGGTAATACCATTTCTGTTAGCACTTTCAAACATGTTCATATTCTAATGGCGCATCATGCCAAGTTCAATTACTCCTTTATTCCCAGTTTTTATTTACTGTTCTTCTCCCATGATTAGACATGTATAAAGTAAGTATTCATTTTCCATATTATCAGGTTCCTGATGGCCTCAGTCAGCACGTTGTATCGTCCAGGAAAGCACAGGTTAAATGGTATGGATCAGCTCTAAAAGTCTTTGTAgagttgatattttttttaagattttgtacGTTTGGTGTACCTACTGATATCAAAATCGCTTTGATTCCTCTAATACTAAGATTAATTGAATCAAGGTTTATGAGTTAAGgctgtaaaataaataaataaataaataaatgattggTTACTGTTGTACTAGCTTAAGTTGGGCTTTTTTACTAAATGATTTTATGACTGTGAGGTTAAATGATTTTGATTTGCTATCCTAGGATAGGATGTTCCATACTCGTTCATATGTAGACAAATCcttatttgagaaggtgaaaataaaaaaaaagaacagcatTGAAACATACAAGCAAAAGTTGATGCACTACTAGTATGGTCTATTTGTCCAGGCTACCTCAGGTGTTGATAAACTAAAACATTCAGCTTGCTTAAAACAGAGAGGAGGATAAGAGTACGCAATGGTTGGAGTTTGGGACTCAGAAAATTCTTACCAAACGAAATGTAGAGTTACATATTCACATGGCAGTTGAAATTGATTAAGATACATTGTGTTCTTGGCTACATTTCTGGTACATTCTCTAGAAGACTCAGGCTAAATTCGAAATCAGCCATGTTGACATACAAGTTTCGGTCTTGAATTCTTTTACATATTTTAGCAGGATAGAATTTCAAGTAGCGTAGAGGCATGTATAATATGGTTCTTGTTCCAATGGTATGTTATACTGTCAGTAATGACCAGTTTGTCACAAAGCAAAAGTATTAGGCAAATCTTGCAATTAACAGCTAGTATATATGATATTAATACAACTTCCACTGAACAAACTTCAAACGAATGTTTGATCTGATATCTTCATTGGAATAATAATAGGTACCAGAAACTGTTGGAGGCGTATAAGAATACAACACCGCCACCAAAAACACCAGCAGATGCTGCTCAGCTAATTGCAAGAGCCCTTAATATGATCCAGAGAGCTGATTTGGAGGTAACTTCgttttatattttgatattcTGAATAGTTCAATCTGAGAGAACACAGAACAATTCATTAATCAAAGGATCATTTTTTACAAACTGAAATTATCAATCAAAGCAATTCACTGCAATTTGTGTTATTTCTATTgcttaaattggctatagatactCTACTCACCTCATCCAGAAACTATGTTTCCCCTCAGGGCATTCTTGAATTTTACAACTTTCCGATCCCATCACTCCCCTCAGCATCGTCAAACTACCAACCATCCTCGCTACCAGAGGGCGTGCAGTTTGTGCTAAACACTTTGCTGGTACGGTGTGATCAACTATTACAACTATTCTGAATAATAGGTTTATCACCAAGAATCCGACATCACACGTTGAACAATGATTTACATAATTGTCAATAAATGCTAACTCTCACATATCACTGATATTATCAGGTTTATGACAAGTGCATTGGAGATGGTGATGGATTTACTGCATATGTTTCCACAACAGATCCGAGGGAATCTGCAAATGTGCCATTGGAAGTGCATGAGTTGGTGATAGCAAGAACTCAAGCACGCAAATGTAGGGATAACCAGAGTGCTGATGCTCTTCTAAGCAGCCTTGATGAAGCTGGATACAAGTATGGAAACTGATATGTTCTGATCCTTATCAGTTAATACCACAAGATTGCATATCTGAATGCCGCATCTTCTAATTTTATATACAAGAGTTATTGTCCTAATTTTCTGAATATTGTCTTTTCATGGAACAATGCAGGATGCCTAATATAGTAGGCACTGGAAAATAACAGAGCTTAgaaattaaattgatttttcttctaataattaaaattaacaCACAATCCTTGA is part of the Oryza glaberrima chromosome 12, OglaRS2, whole genome shotgun sequence genome and harbors:
- the LOC127757097 gene encoding uncharacterized protein LOC127757097, which translates into the protein MAGSKQRVVAVIMVGGPTKGTRFRLLSLNVPKPLFPLAGQPMVHHPISACRRIPNLAQIYLVGFYEEREFALYVSSISNELRVPVRLASR
- the LOC127757086 gene encoding cation/H(+) antiporter 15-like gives rise to the protein MAGANASTVKPVVAACYDNNLVNSQGMFLGDEPLRFALPLLLVQVSIILTLSAAAHHVLRRLGQCRFVTHMLVGIFLGPSVLGRNPHLRTALFSERGTYILESVSLVALILFLFSMAVKTDLTLLRRPTARALAVGLAGSLVPLAVTLPVFHALSPSLPADLRGSSLITELAVRLSLSSFPVVADALAELDLLNSELGRVALNASLITDVTSWFLRACFAAAFLVTQAKSPLFTAKVLASFAAFVLFVFFVARPAGRHIARKRTPPGDLLSEGSFVLVVISALLSALVTDVIGFKFMIGPMMLGLALPGGMPIGATLTERLDSFFIALFLPVYMALAGYRTDLAELGMIGVSADHEEKFCALELFVALCVAGKMVGCVAAGLFFSMPFREATVLALMLNIRGIVEVAAINNWGDTMKATAEHYSTLTLSMVVITAVATPLIKLLYDPSGRFARAKRRTMEGSRPNAELRVMACLFSEDHAAPLLDLIEASGSSRDAPVSLIVLHLTELVGHAASVLKPHRKSRSSCGNPTPSDRIVNAFRYFEQQAPLGAVTVSPYVVASPYSSMQHDVCLLAHSRKANLILLPFHKSSDGARSTANNAIRGINRSVMQYAPCSVGILIDHGVAAGSACATASNSTLQRVALYFLGGADDREALAYVARIAECGVVVVTVVRLKLRDWVGMGGREEMRDEEALQEFWQRYSSAGVERVAYVEKTVEDGEGTASVVRAMSDKFDLLVVGRREGGGDGAEGSSAAALTSGLSEWSECPELGVLGDMLASADFAAKVSILVVQQQAATRNDDDY
- the LOC127757095 gene encoding probable staphylococcal-like nuclease CAN3; the protein is MGNILRCFKGDDDGGDHYPYYKPTSRPHYQPPHYHGQPAAPPAPPQQQPLGIWTEKICCIAVPDGLSQHVVSSRKAQVKWYQKLLEAYKNTTPPPKTPADAAQLIARALNMIQRADLEGILEFYNFPIPSLPSASSNYQPSSLPEGVQFVLNTLLVYDKCIGDGDGFTAYVSTTDPRESANVPLEVHELVIARTQARKCRDNQSADALLSSLDEAGYKIISCSDDEVLARKYRIRMRGIDAPELKMPYGRESRNALVKLIGGKSVKIYVYDLDQFGRYVGDIYCNNLFIQEQMLKNGHAWHFKTYDKRPEFARWEREAKAANRGLWASGNPEKPWDWRRDQRNARQDAIQVY